In Liolophura sinensis isolate JHLJ2023 chromosome 2, CUHK_Ljap_v2, whole genome shotgun sequence, a genomic segment contains:
- the LOC135462459 gene encoding probable serine/threonine-protein kinase clkA → MQQLQQKHHQLQQKHQQLQQKHQQLQQKHQQQPRKQKSTYNNHRSTKNYNIGTNNHIRGTNNYNRSHNNYNRSINYNNSGTNNTTSNYYNTTTNYYNTGTNNPGTNNTATNYYNTGTNNSATDYYNTATNYHNTGTNNTATNYYNTGINNTATNYYNTATNYSKTGTNNTATNYYNTETNNTATNYSKTGTNNTASNYYNTITNNPATQYYKAGTKHAATLYYNTATTTEYYNTATNYYNTGTNNSATDYYKTASNYCKTGTNNSATDYYNPASNYCKTGTNNPATSYYNTGTNSTATNYYNTGTNHTATHYYNSTTDYYNTGTNITATNYNNTTTNYYNTVTDYYNTVTNYYNTGTNNTATYYYNTATNYSNTRTNSYNTGTNFYNTGTNIFITRNNNRTTNYNNTGNDNTAFIIAAYNNYITENSYYNKTSNFSDPANN, encoded by the exons AtgcaacaactacaacagaagcaccaccaactacaacaaaaacaccaacaactacaacagaagcaccaacaacttcaacagaagcaccaacaacaaCCACGGAAGCAGAA AAGCACCTACAACAACCACAGAAGCACCAAGAACTACAACATAGGCACCAACAACCACATCAGAggcaccaacaactacaacagaagccataacaactacaacagaagcatCAACTACAATAACTCAGGAACCAACAACACAACCtccaactactacaacacaaccaccaactactacaacacagggACGAACAACCCA GGAACcaacaacacagccaccaactactacaacacaggaACCAACAACTCAGCCACCgactactacaacacagccaccaactaccACAACACAGGAACcaacaacacagccaccaactactacaacacaggaatcaacaacacagccaccaactactacaacacagccaccaactacaGCAAGACAGGAACcaacaacacagccaccaactactacaacacagaaaccaacaacacagccaccaactacaGCAAGACAGGAACCAACAACACGGCCtccaactactacaacacaatAACCAACAACCCAGCCACCCAGTACTACAAGGCAGGGACCAAACACGCAGCCACCCTGtactacaacacagccacca CCACCGAGtactacaacacagccaccaactactacaacacaggaACCAACAACTCAGCCACCGACTACTACAAAACGGCCTCCAACTACTGCAAGACAGGAACCAACAACTCAGCCACCGACTACTACAACCCGGCCTCCAACTACTGCAAGACAGGAACCAACAACCCAGCTACCAGCTACTACAACACAGGAACCAACAGcacagccaccaactactacaacacaggaACCAACCACACAGCCACCCACTACTACAACTCAACCACCGACTATTACAACACAGGAACCAACATCACAGCCACAAACTACAACAACACAACCAcaaactactacaacacagtcACTGATTACTACAACACGGTcaccaactactacaacacaggaaccaacaacacagccacctactactacaacacagccaccaactacaGCAACACAAGAACAAACAGCTATAACACAGGAACTAACTTCTACAACACAGGAACCAATATCTTCATCAcaagaaacaacaacagaacCACAAACTACAACAATACAGGCAACGACAACACTGCCTTCATCATTGCAGCCTACAACAACTACATCACAGAGAACAGCTACTACAACAAAACTAGCAACTTTAGCGACCCAGCCAACAACTGA